In Desulfobacter hydrogenophilus, the genomic stretch TGTAGAGGTTGGCATGCAATTGCCTTTTGAATAAAAAGGAATCGTCAAGCATTTCTCTACTTGCAATGCGGGAGTCTCCTTTGCAAACAAATAAATGCGAGATGCCGCCTATGTTTATATTTTTAAAAAAAAAATCATTCATAATTTTTTCAAATAGGGCCCTTCATATTTCAGATTCCGGTCTGTCTTTCCTGATTTTCCATATCACAGTAAGTAAAGAAAAAATTATAAATTGGACCATATCAATAAAATGCGTGGTCATGACCTGCAAAACGCCATTTGCCAGAAACATGGTTAAAAGTGCAAGACAACATCTTGAGAGGCTTTGTATGAATAAATTTTTCTCATATAAAATCAGCCGGCAACACATGAATATGCAAACGGCAAATAATCCGGCATACAGTAGCATCCCCACAAGACCTGTCCTGGTAGCCATGCTCAAAAACATATTATGGGGCCGGTCAAATCTATTCTTTCTGTATTTTTCAGGTATCTGGGAACTATATGTTTCTTTATCAATAAATTCAGGATTCCGGAAAGTATCAATTGAAAATCCAGTTCCTAAAATAGGATAATCTTTTATTATCTCTATTGAATACAGAATTAAGCCTTTTCTGGCATCATCTTCAAAGAGCTTAGCCTGAATCCTGTTTTGCATAGGGCTTAGTGCTATAATTAAAATTATGGTAATCATCAAAAAGCTTAAAATTTTTTTGTGATCCCACAGCTGTACAGGAAATGCGATGCAAAGCGTCAAGATGGCCCCCCTTGACTGGGTTGCAATAGTAGATATGACTAAAACCATAATTGCCACTGCCAGAAAAGAACGTTGAAATTTATTCCGGCATATTTGAATCAACCACACGGCCAGAAAAATACCCAACGTAAACCCAAAAGGAACCGCATCCGGGGCAACTGCTTTAAGTCCAATAAGAAAACGAGTAGCGAAATCATGCCCCATTATGCCATAATAAAAAACTAAAGCACCCACGGCAAAAATAAATTCCGAGAGAACAACACAACCGGCAAGCAATAATAAACGTTTTTTTGTGCCGAATAAATTTATGACGACCAGATAAAAGATTAAATAACGAATCAAATGAGAGTATAGGTCGCGGGCGCTATCCTGTTTATCCAACGCAAAAATAACACTTATTGCGGCCCAGAAAAGAAATAAGACCAATGCGTAGAGCAGGGGCGTGTTATAATAAAAACCGTCAAATTTATTTCGTGCTATGGCTATCATGGGCAAAATGGCAGCATAAAAAAATAGTTGATCTAAAAATGTTGTGTGGGGGAATGGATTTAAAAAAATAACAAGCAACATTAA encodes the following:
- a CDS encoding O-antigen ligase family protein, yielding MTHLFKFMKKMASLLQPSIAAQKTDYNVNNRLEEIVVFLMLLVIFLNPFPHTTFLDQLFFYAAILPMIAIARNKFDGFYYNTPLLYALVLFLFWAAISVIFALDKQDSARDLYSHLIRYLIFYLVVINLFGTKKRLLLLAGCVVLSEFIFAVGALVFYYGIMGHDFATRFLIGLKAVAPDAVPFGFTLGIFLAVWLIQICRNKFQRSFLAVAIMVLVISTIATQSRGAILTLCIAFPVQLWDHKKILSFLMITIILIIALSPMQNRIQAKLFEDDARKGLILYSIEIIKDYPILGTGFSIDTFRNPEFIDKETYSSQIPEKYRKNRFDRPHNMFLSMATRTGLVGMLLYAGLFAVCIFMCCRLILYEKNLFIQSLSRCCLALLTMFLANGVLQVMTTHFIDMVQFIIFSLLTVIWKIRKDRPESEI